In a single window of the Blattabacterium cuenoti genome:
- a CDS encoding lysophospholipid acyltransferase family protein has translation MKILQISFILLWRIWFFIINIFLIPLWAGVSIPFIFRDKHYPIAYWFHQMWARSNLFLMGFWYALEKDKEILDKNKQYVIISNHSSIMDIMLIYSLMRNHPLVFVGKAELAKLPFFGFVYKKSNILIDRKNLSSCIQVFKKIENKIDSGKSVCIFPEGGVPKPSIALAPFKGGAFFVAIIKKISIIPFTIADIKTKFPSFFIIKGGPGKIRIKQHHSISTKNLSLKDKNSLKEKCFNLIKYQLEKFEREKTNN, from the coding sequence ATGAAAATCCTACAAATATCATTCATATTGTTATGGCGTATATGGTTTTTTATTATCAATATATTTTTGATTCCTTTATGGGCAGGGGTTTCTATCCCATTTATTTTTAGAGATAAACATTATCCTATTGCATATTGGTTTCATCAAATGTGGGCTAGAAGTAATCTTTTTCTCATGGGTTTTTGGTATGCATTGGAAAAAGACAAAGAAATATTAGATAAAAATAAACAATACGTAATTATCAGTAATCACAGTTCTATTATGGATATTATGCTAATTTACTCTTTGATGAGAAATCATCCTTTAGTTTTTGTGGGTAAAGCTGAATTAGCTAAGCTACCATTTTTTGGATTTGTTTATAAAAAAAGTAATATTCTTATTGATAGAAAAAATTTATCAAGTTGTATACAAGTATTTAAAAAAATAGAAAATAAAATCGATTCTGGAAAAAGTGTTTGTATCTTTCCAGAAGGAGGTGTACCTAAACCCTCTATTGCTTTAGCCCCTTTTAAGGGAGGAGCTTTTTTTGTCGCTATTATAAAAAAAATATCTATTATTCCTTTTACTATAGCTGACATAAAAACAAAATTTCCCAGTTTTTTTATTATTAAAGGGGGTCCAGGAAAAATAAGGATTAAACAACATCATTCTATATCAACAAAAAATTTATCCTTAAAAGATAAGAATAGTTTGAAAGAAAAATGTTTCAACTTAATAAAATATCAACTAGAAAAATTTGAACGTGAAAAAACTAATAATTAA
- a CDS encoding ribonuclease HI translates to MNKKIHIYTDGSSKGNPGPGGYGVFIEIFFGYSYNRKIISEGFRYTTNNRMELLAVVMGLEKIENKKQNITVFTDSKYIVNTVQNKWIYKWKKNNFHNKKNIDLWKRFLYLFEKHFVIFHWIKSHNHHYINDYCDQLSTKASKKINLKIDHVYEKQM, encoded by the coding sequence GTGAACAAAAAAATTCATATTTATACTGACGGTTCTTCAAAAGGAAATCCTGGACCAGGAGGATATGGGGTTTTTATAGAAATATTTTTTGGTTATTCTTATAATAGAAAAATAATTTCAGAAGGATTTCGTTATACAACGAATAATAGAATGGAACTATTAGCAGTGGTAATGGGACTAGAAAAAATAGAAAATAAAAAACAAAATATTACTGTTTTTACTGATTCTAAATATATAGTAAATACTGTACAAAATAAATGGATTTATAAATGGAAGAAAAACAATTTTCATAATAAAAAAAATATAGACTTATGGAAAAGATTTCTTTATTTATTCGAGAAACATTTTGTTATATTTCATTGGATAAAAAGTCACAATCATCATTATATCAATGATTATTGTGATCAATTGTCTACAAAAGCATCTAAAAAAATAAATTTAAAAATAGATCATGTGTATGAAAAACAGATGTAA
- a CDS encoding RNA methyltransferase has translation MKKIHSIQNTKIKDLIKIYNKKNYMNIFFVEGIKEFEMAVKGNYFPIRIFICEKIFHKYNMIQSFHSITFLISMKIFKKLAYRENSGGIIALFKEKKYMNQLKSIKIDNRNSSLILILDGIEKPGNIGAMLRIADAANIHIIILCNMKTYVYNSNIIRCSLGSIFTRNIFIEKIESIIYWLQNNKIKIITTGFHKYKKTMNLYHTKFSQTNKIAVVFGSENKGVSNIWLKYADQIITIPMFGNIDSLNVSNAMSIIIYEIIRQKNYAK, from the coding sequence ATGAAAAAAATACACAGCATTCAAAATACGAAAATTAAAGATTTGATAAAAATTTATAATAAAAAAAATTATATGAATATATTCTTTGTTGAAGGGATAAAAGAATTCGAAATGGCTGTAAAGGGAAATTATTTTCCAATAAGAATATTTATATGCGAAAAAATATTTCATAAGTATAATATGATTCAATCATTTCATTCGATAACCTTTCTTATTAGCATGAAAATTTTTAAAAAACTAGCGTATAGAGAGAATTCAGGTGGAATTATTGCTTTATTTAAAGAAAAAAAATATATGAATCAGTTGAAAAGCATAAAAATTGATAATAGAAATTCTTCTTTAATACTCATACTAGATGGGATAGAAAAACCAGGAAATATAGGAGCTATGTTAAGGATAGCTGATGCGGCAAATATTCATATTATTATACTATGTAATATGAAAACTTATGTATATAATTCTAATATTATCAGATGTAGTTTAGGAAGTATTTTCACAAGAAATATTTTTATAGAAAAAATAGAATCAATCATATATTGGTTACAAAATAATAAAATTAAAATTATAACAACAGGATTTCATAAATATAAGAAAACAATGAATTTATACCATACTAAATTTTCCCAAACTAATAAAATAGCTGTTGTTTTTGGTTCTGAAAATAAGGGGGTATCCAATATTTGGTTGAAATATGCTGATCAAATAATAACTATTCCTATGTTTGGAAATATAGATTCATTAAATGTAAGTAATGCAATGTCTATAATTATATATGAAATTATTAGACAAAAAAATTATGCTAAATAA